gcgatcgccgcggcgggcgcaggcgccgtcgcaggCTTTGTCCTGACGCCAGTCGAGCTGATCAAGTGCAAAATGCAGGTGCAGATgatggccgcgcgccacgcatcgcacgccgatgcgccgatATCGGCGCCATCGCTCATTGCACGGACCGTGCGCGAGAGCGGCCTCCGTGGCCTCTGGCTCGGCTTCTCCGgcacgctcctgcgcgagacgggcggcggcgtggcatGGTTCCTTGCGTTTGAGCTGTCTACACGCGAGCTACTGCGCCTGCACACGACGCGCCTGCACACGCAGGCGACCAAGGCGGATCTGAGCAgcctcgagctggcgctgtgcggcgcgctcgcggggATCTGCTACAACGTGAGCCTGTTCCCCGCCGACTGTGTCAAGTCGACGATGCAgacggagcgcgagctgcgcgcacAGACCCACGCGCACCTTCCTCCTACGGGCTTctttgcgacgctcgccaaAATCTACGAgacgcgcggcctgcgtggTTTGTACGCCGGGGTAGGGATTACCTGCCTAcggagcgcaccgagtAGTGGTACGTCCTATTACTAACGCAGCATTGGTCTTGTACGTCACGCCCCTAACCCAGCCTTGTGTACAACAAACTCGAGCAAGCGGCCGAGCGCTACGGCCTGTAGATAGAGCCGCTGTACGCAAATGCAATTTTACGTGTGACGTAGGCGTCACGCGATGCGCTGTCAGCGACCACGGACTTACCGGCCTTCTGCCCGTCattcgcgcacgcgccgtcgccacGTGTCCGATCGGCCAATCCTACAAAGACGTCCGCGGCCAAAAAATAGGTTCTTTTACGATGCCCCTTTGGCCCAGTGCACCGGTCATCACTGGCGTTCGCAACTCGATCCGTAACCCTTTCCGTACCGCTCGCACTTCCTTCTTCGCACTTCCCAAGCACGCGGAATTTTCTACCAGCATGTCCGCTTGTACGTACCCCGTCTGACCGTGCGCAGCCCAAAAGATTAAGGTTGCCAACCCCgttgtcgagctcgacggcgatgAGATGACGCGTATTATCTGGAAGAAGATCCGCGACGATGTACGTCGAGAAGCTAATGCAGCTCATCCTCCCCTTCCTCGACGTGGACCTGAAGTACTATGACCTGAGCATCGAGAACCGTGACCAGACCGACGACAAGGTCACGGTCGAGGCCGCAGAGGCCATCCAGAAGTACAAGGTCGGTGTCAAGTGCGCCACCATCACccccgacgaggcgcgcgtggaGGAGTTCAAGCTCAAGAAGATGTGGCTCTCGCCCAACGGCACCATCCGCAACAtcctcggcggcaccgTTTTCCGCGAGCCCATCGTCCTTAACAAGATCCCCCGCCCGGTCCCTGGCTGGACTAAGCCCATCTGCATTGGCCGCCACGCGTTCGGCGACCAGTACCGCTGCCAGAACTTTGTGGTGCCCGACGCGGGCAAGCTCACGATCACCTTTACGCCCGAGAACGGCGGCGAGAAGATCGAGCACCACGTGTACGACTACCCCAAGGACGGCGGTGTGGCGATGGCCATGTACAACACCACCGAGTCGATCACCGGATTTGCGCACGCCTGCTTCAAGGTCGCGATCGAGAAGCAGATGCCCCTGTACCTCTCGACCAAGAACACGATCCTGAAGGCGTACGACGGCAAGTTCAAGGACATTTTCCAGGACCTCTACGACAACAAATACAAGCCCGAGTTTGAGAAGCTCAAGATCTGGTACGAGCACCGCCTGATCGACGACATGGTCGCCCAGGCCATCAAGGGCGACGGTGGCTTCGTGTGGGCGTGCAAGAACTACGACGGTGACGTCGAGTCCGACATTGTCGCCCAGGGCTACGGCTCGCTGGGCATGATGACCTCGGAGCTGATCACCCCCGCCGGCGACCTCATCGAGAGCGAggctgcgcacggcacCGTCACGCGCCACTACCGCGAGCACCAGAAGGGCAACGAGACGAGCACCAACTCTGTTGCCTCGATCTACGCCTGGACCCGTGGCCTGATCTTCCGCGGGAAGCTCGACGGCAACCAGGACCTGGTCGACTTTgcccgcgcgctcgaggaggcctGCACCGAGTCCATCGATAAGGATGGCGTGATGACCAAGGACCTCGCCTACTCGATCCACGGCAAGAACATGAAGCGCGAGCACTACGTGACCACGTTCGAGTTCCTGGACCACGTCAAGCAGCTCCTCCGGAACAAGCTCCACACCCAGGGCAAGACGCACCTCTAAGTAGAAACCTTGGACATTCCCCTTTTCTAGATTACATTGCAGCAAGTACCGCCGCACCCAGCGTGGCACCGGCCACAAACAGGGGATAGATCGCAGCATTGGCCCGCACGCCCGACGCCTCTTTCGGCGGCGAGACCGTGCCGTTGGATCCGGTAGTGTTCCCGGCGTAGtagtcgcggcgcgcggcggccagcagcgcaaggaacGCCAGACTCTCGGTCGAGGTCGCACCGGGGCTGTTGGTGTTCAGCTCGTTCACCGTGAGGATATCGTTGGTGTACGAGCCGTAGGGGTCCAGCGAGTTTTGCAGCGTTCCGTACGCCGTCTCGGCGTGCGAAATCAAGCCGCGCTTGCTGGGGTCCATGCTCCCGAGCCGGAAGACGGAGTAGGCCAGGAGCGCCGAGCCAGAGCCGTCCAAAAACGTCCGCGTGTCGTTCACGACATTGTGCAAGAGACCGCTCGCGTCGACCGAGTTGTACGCCGCActcagcagctcgtcgatccACGCCTTGATGTTGTCGGTCTcgctcgagaaggaggaggcAAAGGTGctctgctcgagcgcggcgagcacaCGCAGCATCCCGGCGGCCGCCCACGCATTGCCGGTGAGCCACGCACGCTGGTCGATCCAGCGGGGCTGCGCCACGTTGGTGTAGTTCAGAATGTGACCCCACAGCCCTttgccggtgccgctggggagggcgagcgcattgtgcagcagctcgacttGCGTGTACGCGTActggagcagctcgcggttGTTGGTCATCAGGCCGTACTGCGCAAAAAAGGGAGGGCCCATGTACACCGTGTCCGACCAGAGCTGCACCTGGTTCGCGACCGCACGCTGGCTCAGCGCCCCGTTCGAGCTCTTGGACACATTGCGCTGGAGATAGTCGAGCTGGCGCTTCGCCGCACCGCCCCAGTACCCGTTCGTGTCGGGGGCATTGTTGGTAAAGCCCTCGACGATCCACGCGCCGATCAGCACGCCTTCGCcacagctcgccgagtcctgcgacgcgccttggccactcacctcgtcgccggtcacgaccgaggcaaggc
The Malassezia japonica chromosome 2, complete sequence genome window above contains:
- the ORT1 gene encoding mitochondrial ornithine carrier protein (EggNog:ENOG503NV14; COG:C) is translated as MEQDRGRAGRLSRATKDVLFGSVAGMMSKVLEHPFDLIKVRLQTQPMHPKPHYAGAYDCFRQTLQHEGVRGLFRGVSMPLVGATMENAALFLTYNQIQEGLRKALGAPRDQPAPLSQLAIAAAGAGAVAGFVLTPVELIKCKMQVQMMAARHASHADAPISAPSLIARTVRESGLRGLWLGFSGTLLRETGGGVAWFLAFELSTRELLRLHTTRLHTQATKADLSSLELALCGALAGICYNVSLFPADCVKSTMQTERELRAQTHAHLPPTGFFATLAKIYETRGLRGFAPSSALVFLVYNKLEQAAERYGL
- the IDH2_1 gene encoding isocitrate dehydrogenase (NADP(+)) (EggNog:ENOG503NVZ4; COG:C), with amino-acid sequence MSASQKIKVANPVVELDGDEMTRIIWKKIRDDLILPFLDVDLKYYDLSIENRDQTDDKVTVEAAEAIQKYKVGVKCATITPDEARVEEFKLKKMWLSPNGTIRNILGGTVFREPIVLNKIPRPVPGWTKPICIGRHAFGDQYRCQNFVVPDAGKLTITFTPENGGEKIEHHVYDYPKDGGVAMAMYNTTESITGFAHACFKVAIEKQMPLYLSTKNTILKAYDGKFKDIFQDLYDNKYKPEFEKLKIWYEHRLIDDMVAQAIKGDGGFVWACKNYDGDVESDIVAQGYGSLGMMTSELITPAGDLIESEAAHGTVTRHYREHQKGNETSTNSVASIYAWTRGLIFRGKLDGNQDLVDFARALEEACTESIDKDGVMTKDLAYSIHGKNMKREHYVTTFEFLDHVKQLLRNKLHTQGKTHL